In Gossypium hirsutum isolate 1008001.06 chromosome D06, Gossypium_hirsutum_v2.1, whole genome shotgun sequence, one genomic interval encodes:
- the LOC121218569 gene encoding uncharacterized protein At3g28850 — translation MFPHWLLRSPPNTATSTPKSPSHFSSSSLKDINAILQEDQPFQSYSKSPKKPSIFHRVTLSTSVLRAWAAAAASAAQTHYHAPLSPQPSVTLPYADHRVVLYFTSLRVVRRTFEDCKAVRSILRGFGVPIDERDLSMDSDFVGELQGIIGRNEIKSFTLPLVFIGGKYVGGAEEIKRLHECGELKNQIGGSPVAVGSSVCDLCQGMRFVVCRQCNGSHKIYFEKSGFRSCNDCNANGLVRCPSCSPGHRRVSYSFS, via the coding sequence ATGTTCCCTCACTGGCTACTAAGATCACCACCAAACACTGCAACCTCCACTCCCAAATCACCCTCCCATTTCTCTTCCTCTTCTTTGAAAGACATTAACGCCATCCTCCAAGAAGACCAACCCTTCCAGTCCTATTCTAAATCCCCCAAAAAACCCTCCATTTTCCACCGTGTAACACTCTCAACCTCCGTCCTCCGCGCATGGGCTGCGGCCGCAGCGTCAGCGGCTCAAACCCACTACCATGCTCCCTTATCACCCCAACCCTCCGTTACTCTCCCTTACGCTGATCACCGGGTTGTACTTTACTTCACCAGCCTCCGTGTCGTCCGTAGGACTTTCGAGGACTGTAAGGCCGTCAGGTCAATCCTACGTGGATTCGGCGTACCGATCGACGAACGAGATTTGTCTATGGATTCGGATTTCGTAGGGGAGCTGCAGGGGATCATCGGGCGGAATGAAATCAAAAGCTTTACGCTACCCTTGGTTTTCATCGGCGGGAAGTACGTAGGTGGGGCGGAGGAAATCAAACGGTTACATGAGTGTGGAGAACTGAAGAACCAGATTGGTGGGTCACCGGTTGCTGTAGGGTCCAGTGTCTGTGATTTATGCCAAGGGATGAGATTCGTTGTTTGTCGACAATGCAATGGTAGCCATAAGATCTATTTTGAAAAATCTGGGTTCCGAAGTTGTAACGATTGCAATGCCAACGGTCTCGTCAGGTGCCCGTCTTGCAGCCCCGGTCACCGTCGAGTCTCCTACTCTTTTTCttag